One Vicia villosa cultivar HV-30 ecotype Madison, WI linkage group LG5, Vvil1.0, whole genome shotgun sequence genomic window, TCTGCTGACTAAGAGAAGAAATTGCTGATAGCAGTCTGACAGGGCTTAAATTTTACTCCTAAAAGTTTTAAGTTGATTGAATTTAACGAATAACCGCAACAAATAAATGATTAGAGGATTAACAGATTGAATAAATGATGGTAAAACTGCATTAAGACAATAAAACAGAGTTGGATCATTCATAATGAAAATCATAAGCAGGTattcaacaacaaaacaaaaagacaaaaaatatatttagaaatcaCTATTCCATAACAAAACTTGATCTTCAAGAACACATTAAGTTGGATAGAATTATAGGTCTTGCACATTCAAACCTGCAAAAGTGAGTCTTAAATATTAGTAGGATGACATAAACTCAAATTCCCACATCTTGCTTATCCATTCATAAGTTGTTCCCAAATATGAGAGAAAAATTAACATAAAACCCAATTGAGATTCAAGAAAATGAAATGGCAGACACAATTCTCAACAACTAACCTGGAGGAAGTGATTGCTTCAACTTATCAGCTTTCTCGGTATCAAACACACAAAGAGTGTAAAGATACTTGGAGCAACGAACCTTGAATTTGACCACATCTTTGCTCCTCTTGATTTTCACGGAGCGCGCATCCTTCCTCCGAGCAGTGAGGAGAAAGTCTTTAATCTCATTGATTTGCTTAGGCTACATTTCAAACATAAAAAAGTTACTGAAATGAACTATTATTCAAATCATAACCTAGAAATTCAAAATCAGAAAACAGAAGAAACCTAATAATCAAAACCCctaaatcacatttttttatatCACTAACTCATATCAAAATATACTAAACTTTATTGTTTCAATTTCATGGTTCATATGAACATCAAACTTTATTATATCATTGGATACATAAAATTCATAAAAGCTGAAAACTAAAAGATCTAGGATTTCTGATTTCATGTAGAAAACTGAAAATCGATAGAGATATACACACGCACGCTAAAATGAATGGAGATAGTGAAATTACCATTGTTTGTTTTGCTGCGATTTCCTCCCCAGTAATCACAGTCGGCACGCTGAGAAGAAAGTGGAGAAGTTGGGAATCATAAACTAAACTAAACCCTAGCTTTGGAAAAGACACTAATATCCTTTTCCTCATATATTGGGCCGATTTACCATGGGTTTAGTTTGGGTGCAAATATTTATACTAAATATTACCCTATACTCCCAATAATTATTCCCTACCCCCTACATTTTACATActagtataaataaataaataagtttgaaatttttattttttgtgctcattttgttttgaagttgtccGGTCCTCTAGTGTGAGTTAAGAGAAATAGAGAAATTTTTGTGTATTAGAGGTCTTTTTGTCGAAGTTGATTTGTCTACAAAGTCTCTTCTAAGTTTTGCATTGTTATTCGATCTACATATTATTATCGGAGGTCTTATAAATAAGTTTtcagtttatttatttatatgttcaATGAAGAACTTAGACCAAAGTTATTTGGTtcttgacaaaaaaaattaaaggttGAAAGTCTTATACTAAAGAAATTTAATAGTCAATATTACTGATAAGATGTTTTTTGTATAAGACTTTCGAGAATGTTTATTTTTTAGCCATCAGAGATCTTTATTAATAGTCATCTagtcttttatttttgtgtttgcgaatttgtttttattttttttactagtGGTGTGTAATCGTGGACACGAAAAATAAGATTATTCTGCGTATAAGCATAGGACGAGGAGTATTATCAGCTCAACAGGCGATGGATGCACAATAGGAGTCTTTTGAGCAACCACGCCATTTTTCAGAAAGGTCGTATGAAATGTCTATTTTTGTACGGTATGAACAACATGTTGCTTGCTACTTATGGTAAGAAAGGTAAGCAGttttttattaagttaaataatcattaattttaatatttttttatattttataattatactttaaattatttttaggaGCGAATACCGAAGAAAGAATTTAAGATTGAAGCTCATGGGAGTATGATGAGAGTAAAATGATAGAACATGTTCCACAATATCTCCCGCATGTGATAGAGGGATGGTTGAATGGCTTTGGTCTATCTTTACTCTAAAGAACTGATTTATAGAGGATTGATACAAACCTGGTATCTGCTTTTATTGAGATATGCCATCCAAAGACATCATTCTTTTGTATGTCCTTTGGTGAAGGGTGGTCACTTAAAACCATGTTTCTCACCTTTTCCACCTTTTAATTATAGGTGATTGTTGAGATGTCCCGTCGATATCAACGAATTAGgtgttgtttattttgtttttgactTTTTGGGAGTGAACATAGAGGAGGATACACAAGAGGTATGTGGTTGTAAGGGTCCATATTGTAAATAAGAGTGGTAATATGCTTCATTTCAATGCCATTGAGGTATTGATCAGTTCGACCATGCTACAAGAGCTTATATGTTGATGTTGCACAGCTCCATTATTTTTTGTAAGAGTTTTACTTTTGTAGAGGCAAAATATGTACCTTTTGTAAGAACCTGTCAATATGTGGTAGATATGATTAATGTGCTTTTGTTTTGGATGTTCTACGAGTTTTTAGGAGATGCTTATATGTTTACCTACAAATAGCTCGACAGATACACCACTCTGCTACAAGTATTTCTttgactatttatttttatttatgtatttacttGTTTATTATTGATAATATTATTGTTGTAACAATTTTGAATACATAAGTATTTTCTTATCGTCAGTAAGAGAGTAAAGAGTCGAATCCCAACTAGTGGTCATAGACTTCAATGAGCTATGAGATAAACGTATAAGCAAGGAGTGTTGAAGATCAATGAGTTGAGGAGTATGTTGAATGAGCTGACATCTACTGATTTCATATGGAGGTCATTCGAGACTCATAGACATGAGTGGCTATTTGACAATATATGTCTATATATGGGGTGTCTTAGATGGTGTGTGACAATTGTTTCTTACTTGCTTGACAAATGTATACGTCAGTTTAGATTTAGATAGTATACATTGCTTCCACCTCTTAACTATAACACACATTATATTGTTGAGTGGATTAGTTACCATTCTAACGTATGTTTAGtcaacatgatcatgatatgaagGATCCCGATAAACATCATATCTCAATGGTTTCTTCCCTTTCTTCTTCATTCCtaatttagtttttgtttttgaGGCGGTGGGCATATTGAACTCTTAGTGGGGTAAGGAATTTCACATAccctatttttaatgatttttcccTACAACATTCAATTACACAAACCTTTCCCACAATACTTATACTGCATTGGTCACGTCCACCCACGATCCATCATCTATGCTAACCTCTTGTTGACCTTCCATCCTTAATTTCATCCAATGAATATGAACAACACCTAACTCAAAAACACAAGGAAACTCATATGATGTTCTAAGAGTACACCCATAAATATAGGTATCACTTCCCATATAATCAACCAAGGAACTCTTCATCAATGCGTCTTAAGGAAACTCTTGATATTGATTCACGCAAGTTCTCATAAAATGgactagtgtgtgtgtgtgttcaaCTTCATAAAAACTATTTTGAAAAGAAGCTCTAAAGTTGCTCAGTTGTAACTTAAAGTTGTTGTTCATCGCATCCAAcatttgcataagtcacatacaTTATTCTCTAC contains:
- the LOC131607078 gene encoding large ribosomal subunit protein eL38z/eL38y — protein: MRKRILVSFPKLGFSLVYDSQLLHFLLSVPTVITGEEIAAKQTMPKQINEIKDFLLTARRKDARSVKIKRSKDVVKFKVRCSKYLYTLCVFDTEKADKLKQSLPPGLNVQDL